The following coding sequences lie in one Sedimentibacter sp. MB35-C1 genomic window:
- a CDS encoding V-type ATP synthase subunit B gives MKKEYLKLEKIEGPLIVLSGIEDAAYGEVINIKVGSENTRTGKIIKIEGDKVIAQVFEGTAGISTVNSSVKFTGEPLTIPLSKDILGRTFNGVGEPIDGAYQIISAEKENINGRPINPVARRYPKNFIQTGFSAIDALMTLIRGQKLPIFSGNGMAHNDLAAQIVKQAKIKGATSDNFAVVFGAMGVRHDDADFFRKSFEAAGVLDHVAMYINTADDPIIERISAPRCALTAAEYLAFKNNMHVVVVLTDMTSYAEALREISSAREEVPSRKGYPGYLYSDLSTIYERAGMLKSCEGSITLIPILSMPNDDITHPIPDLTGFITEGQIVLNRELNLKGVYPPIDILPSLSRLMKDGIGAEFTREDHADLQSQIYASYSKVQDIRSLSQIIGEDDLSDIDKLYLEYGRELEGKFIAQGKNENRSITETLDLGWHILSILPVEELDRVKTELIEKYYDYDRER, from the coding sequence ATGAAAAAAGAATATTTAAAATTAGAAAAAATTGAAGGACCTTTGATAGTTCTTTCCGGTATTGAGGATGCTGCTTATGGTGAGGTTATAAACATCAAAGTAGGCAGTGAAAACACCAGGACAGGAAAGATAATAAAAATTGAAGGCGATAAAGTTATAGCTCAGGTTTTTGAAGGAACTGCAGGCATATCTACAGTTAATTCCTCCGTTAAATTTACCGGAGAACCATTGACAATACCACTTTCAAAGGATATTCTTGGAAGAACCTTTAACGGAGTAGGTGAGCCTATTGATGGTGCTTACCAGATTATATCAGCAGAAAAAGAAAATATAAACGGTAGACCTATCAATCCCGTAGCAAGAAGATATCCAAAGAACTTTATTCAGACAGGTTTTTCTGCAATAGATGCGCTTATGACTCTTATAAGAGGTCAGAAGCTTCCTATTTTCTCCGGAAACGGTATGGCTCACAACGATCTTGCTGCTCAGATAGTAAAGCAGGCAAAGATAAAAGGCGCCACAAGTGATAACTTTGCTGTTGTGTTCGGAGCTATGGGTGTAAGACATGACGATGCAGACTTCTTTAGAAAAAGCTTTGAAGCTGCAGGTGTTTTGGATCACGTTGCAATGTATATTAACACAGCAGACGACCCGATAATTGAAAGAATATCAGCACCTAGATGTGCTTTGACAGCTGCGGAGTATTTAGCATTTAAAAATAACATGCACGTTGTTGTAGTATTGACAGATATGACCAGTTATGCTGAGGCTCTTCGTGAAATATCTTCAGCAAGAGAAGAAGTGCCATCACGTAAAGGATATCCGGGATACTTGTATTCAGACCTTTCAACTATATATGAAAGAGCTGGTATGTTAAAGAGCTGCGAGGGTTCTATAACTCTTATTCCAATATTGTCAATGCCTAATGATGACATAACACATCCTATCCCTGACCTTACAGGCTTCATTACTGAAGGACAGATAGTTTTAAACAGGGAGCTTAACCTAAAAGGCGTATACCCACCAATTGATATTCTGCCTTCACTATCACGTCTTATGAAGGATGGTATAGGTGCAGAATTTACAAGAGAAGACCACGCTGATCTTCAAAGTCAGATTTATGCGTCATATTCAAAGGTTCAGGACATAAGAAGTTTGTCACAGATTATAGGCGAAGATGATTTAAGTGATATTGATAAGTTATATCTAGAATATGGTCGTGAGCTTGAAGGAAAATTCATTGCACAGGGCAAAAATGAGAACAGAAGCATTACAGAAACATTAGATTTAGGATGGCATATTTTATCTATTCTTCCTGTTGAAGAGCTTGATCGTGTTAAGACAGAATTAATAGAAAAATATTATGATTACGACAGGGAGAGATAG
- a CDS encoding V-type ATP synthase subunit E, with product MVTIEEKIKLFYKLLNQSMDQSFTDELKDLKEKYESKNQRAKNEIDKEAKEIEERAAKRADTKRAESVSKSKVIIKKDIMVLKEKYYYIFMKRFNKKLDEFIKSDEYKLYLSKIISNLVAEIKDYGKCNVTIYLTKNDQGKYSDFIKDEITKKLDCNVSFSIEHDIKGGFICIIEDRGMKIDLSIDSVLDENKDYIMQTIFETLEAGDYNG from the coding sequence ATGGTTACGATAGAAGAAAAAATCAAACTTTTTTATAAGCTCCTTAATCAGTCTATGGATCAGTCCTTTACCGATGAGTTAAAGGATTTAAAGGAAAAATATGAATCCAAAAATCAAAGAGCTAAGAACGAAATAGACAAGGAAGCGAAGGAGATAGAAGAAAGAGCGGCGAAAAGAGCAGATACAAAGCGTGCTGAAAGTGTAAGTAAATCAAAGGTAATCATAAAAAAAGATATTATGGTATTGAAAGAAAAATATTATTATATTTTTATGAAAAGATTTAATAAAAAATTAGATGAGTTTATAAAATCAGATGAATATAAATTATATTTATCAAAAATAATATCCAATTTGGTTGCTGAAATTAAAGATTACGGAAAATGTAATGTAACAATTTATTTAACAAAAAATGACCAAGGTAAATACAGTGATTTCATTAAAGATGAAATTACGAAAAAGCTTGACTGCAATGTAAGCTTTAGCATAGAGCATGATATAAAGGGCGGATTTATATGCATAATAGAAGATAGAGGCATGAAAATTGATTTATCAATTGATTCTGTTCTTGACGAAAACAAAGACTATATCATGCAGACAATATTTGAGACTTTAGAGGCAGGTGATTATAATGGCTAA
- a CDS encoding V-type ATP synthase subunit F, with protein MKSFLISDNRDTWVGMRLVGIDGVIVDTKENALKELKTAVKNQDLGILILTEKVVDMVRDEYMEYKIKSKTPLIIEIPDRHGTIREYNAIKNYIRDSVGIHI; from the coding sequence ATGAAATCTTTTTTAATTAGTGATAACAGAGATACTTGGGTAGGCATGAGACTCGTCGGTATTGATGGAGTCATTGTCGATACAAAAGAAAATGCGTTGAAAGAATTAAAAACAGCTGTTAAGAATCAAGATCTGGGCATCTTGATTCTTACTGAAAAAGTAGTTGATATGGTTAGAGATGAATACATGGAATATAAAATAAAGTCCAAGACTCCTTTAATCATTGAAATTCCTGATAGACACGGTACTATCAGAGAATACAATGCCATAAAGAATTATATAAGAGATTCTGTCGGCATTCATATATAG
- a CDS encoding V-type ATP synthase subunit D encodes MAVLVAPTKSNLIKAKSSLALSIKGYELLDKKRNVLIKEMMVFVNKARTMHNEIYVVLKEAYEFLQKANVTLGVKNVEDMSYSIPDEASFDILLRSVMGIDIPTIKRNQNEYSGPAYGFYSSNESLDEARHKFQIVKEKIYEVAEIENSIFKLAKEIEKTKKRTNALRYVQIPKYKEQVKYITEVLEEKEREDFFRLKRLKGKI; translated from the coding sequence ATGGCAGTATTGGTTGCACCAACTAAATCGAACCTGATTAAAGCAAAGTCATCTTTGGCTCTCTCCATAAAAGGATATGAGCTTTTAGATAAAAAAAGAAATGTTCTCATTAAGGAAATGATGGTTTTTGTAAATAAAGCAAGAACCATGCACAATGAAATTTATGTTGTTCTTAAGGAAGCATATGAATTCTTGCAAAAGGCTAATGTAACTTTGGGCGTTAAAAATGTTGAAGATATGTCATACAGCATTCCTGACGAGGCATCTTTTGACATATTGCTTAGAAGTGTTATGGGTATTGATATCCCTACAATTAAGCGTAATCAAAATGAATATTCCGGTCCTGCATATGGTTTTTATAGTTCAAATGAATCTCTTGACGAGGCAAGACATAAATTTCAAATTGTTAAGGAAAAAATATACGAAGTTGCGGAAATTGAAAATTCAATTTTTAAGCTTGCCAAGGAAATAGAAAAAACTAAGAAAAGAACAAATGCATTAAGATATGTGCAGATACCAAAATACAAGGAACAGGTAAAATATATTACCGAGGTTCTTGAAGAAAAAGAAAGAGAAGATTTTTTCAGATTGAAAAGATTGAAAGGCAAAATATAA
- a CDS encoding ATP synthase subunit C: MQMISILLAAVISVGTIGYGYKTMKSGKKGNIKKAILTTVSAFSLVMIGAVIATITGGNVFAETVNEVAQATGISMGEGFKYLAAALSTGLATIGTGVAVGSVGSSAVGAVSEDSSILGKTLIFVGMAEGIAIYGMIISILILFV; the protein is encoded by the coding sequence ATGCAAATGATATCTATTTTATTAGCAGCTGTTATATCCGTTGGAACAATCGGATATGGCTATAAAACAATGAAAAGCGGTAAAAAAGGAAATATAAAGAAAGCAATATTAACAACAGTTTCAGCATTTTCACTTGTAATGATAGGTGCTGTTATAGCAACTATAACAGGCGGAAATGTATTTGCGGAGACAGTAAATGAAGTTGCTCAGGCAACAGGAATATCAATGGGTGAAGGATTTAAATATTTAGCTGCAGCATTGTCAACAGGACTTGCAACTATAGGTACAGGTGTGGCTGTTGGATCAGTTGGTTCATCAGCAGTAGGTGCCGTTTCAGAGGATTCTTCAATTCTTGGTAAAACATTGATTTTCGTTGGTATGGCTGAAGGTATTGCTATTTATGGTATGATTATTTCTATATTGATTCTGTTCGTTTAA
- a CDS encoding V-type ATP synthase subunit A, producing MANIQGVVSSINGPVVKGLHMGSFKVHEMVTVGKQKLIGEVVSIEGDVATVQVYEETEGLKAGESIYSTGMPLSVTLGPGIIGNIFDGIQRPLERIQDMNKDFIPEGIGLLTIDTEKKWDVTVTAKAGDTLKPGDVYATVQETYRILHKIMVPYNVKGTVKSVKPSGKYSLNDTIVVLEKDNTETVNLTLCTKWPVRNPRPIKERIPIYKPFITGQRVIDTFYPIAKGGTIGLPGGFGTGKTVTQHQLAKWGDADIIVYIGCGERGNEMTDVLEEFPKLIDPRINRPLMERTVLIANTSNMPVAAREASIYTGITMAEYYRDMGYDVAIMADSTSRWAEALREISGRLEEMPAEEGYPAYLPSRLAEFYERAGCVNTLNGQKASITIIGAVSPPGGDFSEPVTETTKRFVSGFLALDKKLAYARHYPAINYLTSYSGYVEMLSDWYEDNVAGDMFDLRKKMIVLLQEDEKLNEIVQLVGEDVLPNDQALILETARIIKKGFLQQNALHAEDAYVTLEKQYKMLKAIDTFYEEALKCTKIGIPISVIRKESIIQDILKIKYDIPNDKIELLDVLKDKIVETFADLRQKYE from the coding sequence ATGGCTAATATCCAAGGTGTTGTCAGCTCAATAAATGGTCCTGTTGTTAAGGGTCTCCATATGGGTTCGTTTAAGGTACACGAAATGGTTACCGTAGGAAAGCAGAAGCTTATAGGCGAGGTAGTATCCATTGAAGGTGATGTTGCAACAGTACAGGTTTATGAAGAGACAGAGGGATTAAAAGCCGGCGAGAGCATTTATTCAACAGGAATGCCATTATCTGTTACTTTAGGCCCCGGAATTATAGGAAATATTTTTGACGGTATTCAAAGACCGTTGGAAAGAATTCAAGATATGAATAAAGACTTTATACCTGAAGGTATCGGTCTTTTGACGATTGATACAGAAAAAAAATGGGATGTTACAGTAACAGCTAAAGCAGGAGATACCTTAAAACCAGGCGATGTTTACGCTACAGTTCAGGAAACATACAGAATTCTTCATAAAATAATGGTTCCTTACAATGTTAAAGGTACTGTTAAATCAGTGAAACCAAGCGGAAAATACTCCTTAAATGATACTATAGTGGTATTGGAAAAAGATAACACAGAAACTGTTAATTTAACACTTTGCACAAAATGGCCGGTAAGAAATCCTCGACCTATTAAAGAAAGGATTCCTATTTATAAACCGTTTATTACAGGACAAAGGGTTATAGATACATTTTATCCTATAGCTAAGGGAGGTACTATAGGGCTTCCCGGAGGATTTGGAACCGGAAAAACAGTTACACAGCATCAGCTGGCAAAATGGGGTGATGCTGATATTATTGTGTACATCGGCTGCGGAGAACGTGGAAATGAAATGACAGATGTTTTGGAAGAATTTCCGAAGCTTATTGACCCAAGAATTAACAGACCGTTGATGGAAAGAACCGTTCTTATTGCAAATACTTCAAACATGCCTGTTGCTGCACGTGAGGCAAGTATTTACACAGGTATTACCATGGCTGAGTATTACAGAGATATGGGATATGATGTTGCCATAATGGCTGATTCCACGTCCAGATGGGCTGAGGCATTAAGAGAAATTTCAGGACGTTTGGAAGAAATGCCTGCAGAAGAAGGCTATCCTGCATATCTTCCGTCGAGACTGGCTGAATTCTATGAAAGAGCCGGATGTGTTAATACTCTGAACGGACAGAAAGCGTCAATAACAATAATCGGTGCAGTTTCACCTCCTGGAGGAGATTTCTCTGAGCCAGTAACTGAAACAACAAAAAGGTTCGTTTCAGGATTTTTGGCTCTGGACAAAAAGCTTGCTTATGCAAGGCATTATCCGGCAATTAACTATTTAACAAGTTATTCCGGATATGTTGAAATGCTTTCCGATTGGTATGAAGATAATGTTGCTGGCGACATGTTTGATTTAAGGAAAAAAATGATTGTTCTTTTACAGGAAGATGAAAAATTAAATGAGATTGTACAGCTTGTTGGAGAGGATGTTTTACCTAATGATCAGGCTCTTATTCTTGAAACCGCAAGAATAATAAAGAAAGGATTCCTGCAGCAGAATGCTTTACACGCGGAAGATGCTTATGTTACTTTGGAAAAACAATATAAGATGCTGAAAGCAATAGATACATTCTATGAAGAAGCTTTAAAATGTACAAAAATAGGCATTCCTATATCTGTAATAAGAAAAGAATCTATTATACAGGATATTTTGAAGATAAAATATGACATTCCGAATGATAAAATAGAGTTGTTGGATGTTTTAAAAGATAAAATTGTTGAAACATTTGCTGACTTGAGACAAAAGTATGAGTAG
- a CDS encoding ribonuclease Z, with amino-acid sequence MIDITLIGTGGMIPLPDRFLSSCLIEYNGKSILIDCGEGTQISLHKGRLSMNKIETILITHCHADHIAGLPGLLLTIGNQGRTEPLTIIAPRGSAKFLNSLLVVCGYLPYEIRIAELHDTRPQEFEQIGFNITSIPLKHHINCLGYSLELKLKPRFQPEAAKKLNIPVKFWKMLHNGSSVKIDNDTFTPEMVLGEKRTPLKISYATDTRPVKHIADIVKNSDLFICEGMYGDDEQYKNATEKMHMLFSEAATIAKKANVKEMWLTHFSPSMTKPSEYIRYASNIFPNTKIGKDLMTVTLKPE; translated from the coding sequence ATGATAGATATTACTCTAATCGGAACAGGCGGAATGATTCCTCTTCCTGACAGATTTCTGTCCTCTTGCTTAATAGAATACAACGGTAAATCAATTCTTATAGACTGCGGTGAGGGCACACAAATTTCCCTGCACAAGGGCAGACTGAGTATGAATAAAATTGAAACCATACTAATTACACACTGTCACGCTGACCATATTGCAGGTCTTCCTGGACTTTTGCTTACAATCGGAAACCAAGGTAGAACGGAGCCGCTTACAATTATCGCTCCGAGAGGCAGCGCAAAATTTCTTAATTCTCTTCTTGTGGTCTGCGGATACCTTCCATACGAAATAAGAATAGCCGAACTGCATGACACAAGGCCTCAAGAATTTGAACAGATAGGCTTTAACATTACTTCTATACCCTTAAAGCACCATATTAATTGTCTGGGGTACAGCCTTGAGCTAAAATTAAAGCCCAGGTTTCAACCTGAAGCCGCAAAAAAACTCAATATACCGGTTAAATTCTGGAAAATGCTTCATAACGGGAGCAGCGTAAAAATAGATAATGACACCTTTACTCCTGAAATGGTACTGGGTGAAAAAAGAACTCCATTAAAAATTTCATATGCTACGGACACCAGACCGGTTAAGCATATTGCAGATATTGTAAAAAACTCGGATTTATTTATATGTGAAGGAATGTACGGCGATGATGAGCAGTATAAAAATGCAACTGAAAAAATGCATATGTTATTCTCAGAAGCCGCAACCATTGCCAAAAAAGCAAATGTAAAAGAAATGTGGCTTACACATTTCAGCCCCTCTATGACAAAGCCCAGCGAATACATAAGATATGCATCAAATATATTTCCTAACACGAAAATCGGCAAAGATCTTATGACTGTTACACTTAAGCCGGAATGA